A DNA window from bacterium contains the following coding sequences:
- a CDS encoding alpha/beta hydrolase codes for MRRFLLCCGALLLLQGCLPSREALWVLKDVAAGEQPSTLKARTPTPTRTLVRYAIAGRRHEGDLYLSDGEPRAGIVLVPGAAREGKDDARLVAFANTLARARFAVLVPEIQSLRALKIRPGNIQDVTDAFAYLVSCPELAPGGKAGIGAFSYAVGPALLAALSPAIRHQVRFVLGVGGYYDATRVVTYFTTGFFRDEKGAWRHQRPNPYGTWVFVLSNVDLLADPGDREALSAMAARRLADPTAPIEDLARHLKPEGRALYDLLVNADPERVPGLLARLPKPIRDDMAALDLSKQDLCALEARVNLLHGKSDAVIPYTESLALAAALPPGRVRVTVVGDLGHVELKGLGLLDAWQLWLAVDALLAERQP; via the coding sequence GTGAGGCGCTTCTTGCTATGCTGCGGGGCGCTCCTGCTCTTGCAAGGCTGCCTGCCGAGCCGCGAGGCACTCTGGGTCCTGAAAGACGTCGCTGCGGGTGAGCAGCCGAGCACGCTCAAGGCACGTACCCCGACCCCTACCCGGACGCTGGTGCGCTACGCGATCGCAGGCCGGCGCCACGAGGGGGACCTCTACCTGAGCGACGGGGAGCCGCGGGCCGGGATCGTGCTGGTGCCCGGCGCGGCGCGGGAGGGCAAGGACGATGCGCGTCTGGTGGCCTTCGCCAACACTCTTGCTCGGGCGCGCTTCGCGGTCCTGGTGCCCGAGATTCAAAGCCTGCGCGCGCTCAAGATCCGGCCGGGCAACATCCAGGACGTGACGGACGCCTTCGCCTACCTGGTCTCGTGCCCCGAACTCGCCCCAGGGGGCAAGGCGGGGATCGGGGCCTTCAGCTACGCGGTGGGCCCGGCCTTGCTCGCGGCCCTCTCGCCCGCGATCCGGCACCAGGTCCGCTTCGTGCTCGGGGTCGGGGGTTACTACGACGCGACGCGCGTGGTCACCTACTTCACGACGGGCTTCTTCCGAGACGAGAAGGGGGCCTGGCGCCACCAGCGCCCCAACCCCTACGGCACCTGGGTCTTCGTCCTGAGTAACGTGGATCTCCTCGCCGATCCGGGCGATCGCGAGGCCCTCAGCGCCATGGCCGCGCGCAGGCTCGCCGATCCCACAGCCCCCATTGAGGATTTAGCGCGCCACCTCAAGCCCGAAGGCCGCGCCCTCTACGACCTGCTCGTCAACGCCGATCCCGAGCGGGTGCCGGGGCTCCTGGCAAGGCTCCCGAAGCCGATCCGCGACGACATGGCCGCCCTCGACCTCTCAAAACAGGACCTGTGCGCCCTCGAAGCCCGGGTCAATCTCTTGCACGGCAAGAGTGATGCGGTCATCCCCTACACCGAGAGCCTGGCCCTGGCTGCTGCCCTGCCCCCGGGCCGCGTGCGCGTCACGGTTGTGGGGGACTTGGGCCACGTAGAGCTCAAGGGCCTGGGCTTGCTGGATGCCTGGCAGCTCTGGCTCGCCGTGGACGCTTTGCTCGCTGAACGCCAGCCCTGA
- a CDS encoding AMP-binding protein, with translation MAARADLATTPIADELLETARRLAAELHPRRSARSLALDSALDRDFGLDSLDRTELLLRIERQFGVRLPEGALFAAETPRDLVQAVLSAAGEHLAMPEAPVLPTGGERVGLPERAVSLLDVLGWHVEAHPERQHLVFYESTEEPLTYADLLRGASSLALGLKERGLAAGQAVALMLPTGRAYFHSFMGILLAGGVPVPIYPPFRPSQLEDHLRRQAGILDNSRAAFLLATPEVMPLARLLKGLVPELKEVTTPEQLSAWGGIALPLFTRGDDLALLQYTSGSTGQPKGVMLTHSNLLANIRAMGRALPVTPEDVFVSWLPLYHDMGLIGAWLGSLYFAMPLVLMSPLAFMARPERWLRAIHRYRGTLSAAPNFAYELCARKLSDEMLEGLELGSWRRALNGAEPVSADTLARFGARFAPYGFRREAMAPVYGLAEASVGLTFPPPGRGPVVDRIQREALLRDGLALPAREDDGGALRVVGCGLPLVGHQVRIVDAKGRELGDREVGRLEFKGPSATAGYFRNPEQTARLFRGGWLDSGDLAYTVLGEVFLTSRVKDLIIRGGRNIPPYELEAAIGEIEGIRKGGVAVFGSPDPQSGTERLVVVAEVRPPRTEPEAALRARIVERSVELLALPPDDVVLVPPHAVPKTSSGKIRRAACRERYERGTLLAGTQAPWRQWLRLEAAGLGPRLKGTAQRLGAGLYGLYAWGLFVVFAALTWPLMALVPAISRRALRVAARGLLRLAGMPIEVRGLEHLRGCGPCVLVMNHASYLDGLALEACLPIAPRYVAHARFRARFFPRIFLTRMGAIFVAPKGQARGLEEQDEALAALRRGEPVAFFPEGTFVRAPGLLPFRMGAFTVAAEAGAPVVPIAIRGTRQILRAHARWPRRGAIRVEVGAPIRPAGSDWAAALSLREAAYAAIREASGEPPLAGPRP, from the coding sequence ATGGCAGCGCGCGCGGACCTCGCCACCACCCCCATCGCCGACGAGCTGCTCGAGACGGCGCGGCGGCTTGCGGCTGAGCTGCACCCGCGCCGGAGCGCGCGGAGCTTGGCGCTGGACAGCGCCCTGGACCGGGACTTCGGGCTGGACAGCCTGGATCGCACCGAGCTGCTCTTGCGGATCGAGCGACAGTTTGGCGTGCGCCTGCCCGAGGGGGCCCTCTTCGCAGCCGAGACACCGCGAGACCTGGTGCAGGCCGTCCTGAGCGCGGCAGGCGAGCATCTGGCCATGCCTGAGGCCCCCGTCCTTCCGACAGGAGGCGAGCGCGTGGGCCTTCCCGAGCGGGCCGTGAGCCTGCTCGACGTGCTGGGGTGGCACGTGGAGGCCCATCCGGAGCGCCAGCACCTGGTCTTCTACGAGTCGACCGAGGAGCCGCTCACCTACGCGGATCTCTTGCGGGGGGCCTCGTCGCTCGCACTCGGGCTCAAGGAGCGGGGCCTTGCTGCGGGCCAGGCGGTCGCCCTCATGCTGCCGACCGGGCGGGCGTACTTCCACAGCTTCATGGGGATCCTGCTCGCGGGCGGGGTGCCCGTGCCCATCTACCCGCCCTTCCGGCCGTCGCAGCTCGAAGACCACCTGAGGCGCCAGGCCGGGATCCTCGACAATTCGCGCGCGGCCTTTTTGCTGGCGACCCCCGAGGTCATGCCCCTCGCGCGCCTCCTGAAGGGCCTCGTGCCGGAGCTGAAGGAAGTGACGACGCCGGAGCAGCTCTCGGCCTGGGGCGGGATCGCCCTGCCCCTGTTCACGCGCGGGGACGACCTGGCGCTCTTGCAGTACACCTCGGGCAGCACGGGGCAGCCCAAGGGGGTCATGCTGACCCATTCCAACCTGCTTGCGAACATCCGGGCCATGGGCCGGGCCTTGCCGGTCACCCCCGAGGACGTGTTCGTCAGCTGGCTGCCCCTGTACCACGACATGGGTCTGATCGGGGCCTGGCTCGGCAGCCTCTACTTCGCCATGCCGCTGGTCCTCATGTCCCCTTTGGCCTTCATGGCGCGCCCCGAGCGCTGGCTGCGCGCCATCCACCGCTACCGCGGGACCCTCTCGGCGGCGCCGAACTTCGCCTATGAGCTCTGCGCGCGGAAGCTTTCGGACGAGATGCTCGAAGGGCTCGAGCTGGGTTCCTGGCGCAGGGCCCTCAACGGCGCCGAGCCCGTCAGTGCGGACACCCTCGCGCGCTTTGGCGCGCGCTTTGCTCCTTACGGCTTCAGGCGCGAGGCCATGGCACCCGTGTACGGGCTTGCCGAGGCGTCGGTGGGGCTCACCTTCCCGCCACCGGGCCGGGGGCCCGTCGTCGACCGGATCCAGCGCGAGGCCCTGCTGCGCGACGGCCTTGCGCTACCGGCCCGCGAGGACGACGGGGGCGCCTTGCGCGTCGTGGGCTGCGGCCTGCCGCTTGTCGGCCACCAGGTCCGCATCGTGGATGCGAAGGGTCGCGAGCTGGGCGATCGCGAGGTGGGGCGCCTGGAGTTCAAGGGCCCTTCGGCCACCGCGGGCTACTTCCGCAATCCCGAGCAGACCGCGCGGCTCTTCCGGGGCGGGTGGCTGGATTCAGGAGATCTCGCTTACACGGTCCTCGGCGAGGTGTTCCTCACGAGCCGGGTCAAAGACCTCATCATCCGGGGCGGGCGCAACATTCCGCCTTACGAGCTCGAAGCGGCGATCGGCGAGATCGAGGGCATCCGCAAGGGCGGCGTGGCGGTCTTCGGAAGCCCCGATCCACAGTCGGGGACCGAGCGGCTGGTGGTCGTGGCTGAGGTGCGCCCGCCGCGAACCGAGCCCGAGGCGGCCCTCAGGGCCCGGATCGTCGAGCGGAGCGTCGAATTGCTCGCGTTGCCCCCGGACGACGTGGTCCTCGTGCCCCCGCACGCGGTGCCCAAGACGTCGAGCGGCAAGATCCGCCGCGCGGCCTGCCGCGAACGCTACGAGCGCGGCACGCTGCTAGCCGGCACGCAAGCGCCATGGCGCCAGTGGCTGCGCCTTGAGGCGGCGGGCCTCGGGCCACGCCTCAAGGGCACGGCACAGCGCCTCGGCGCTGGCCTCTACGGTCTCTACGCCTGGGGCCTGTTCGTCGTCTTCGCGGCGCTGACCTGGCCCTTGATGGCCCTGGTGCCCGCGATCAGCCGGCGCGCGCTGCGCGTGGCGGCGCGCGGGCTGTTGCGCCTCGCGGGGATGCCGATCGAGGTCCGAGGTCTCGAGCACCTGCGAGGCTGCGGGCCCTGCGTGCTGGTCATGAACCACGCGAGCTACCTGGATGGCCTCGCCCTTGAAGCGTGCTTGCCGATTGCGCCGCGCTACGTGGCCCATGCGCGTTTTCGCGCGCGCTTTTTCCCCCGGATCTTCCTGACGCGCATGGGGGCGATCTTCGTCGCGCCCAAGGGCCAGGCTCGGGGCCTCGAAGAGCAGGACGAGGCGCTGGCCGCCTTGCGCCGTGGCGAGCCGGTGGCCTTCTTCCCGGAGGGGACCTTCGTTCGGGCACCGGGCCTGCTGCCGTTTCGGATGGGGGCCTTCACGGTGGCGGCCGAAGCGGGGGCCCCGGTGGTGCCGATCGCCATCCGGGGCACGCGCCAGATCCTGCGCGCCCACGCGCGCTGGCCCAGGCGCGGGGCCATCCGCGTGGAGGTCGGAGCACCGATTCGACCGGCGGGCAGTGACTGGGCGGCGGCGCTTTCGTTGCGAGAGGCCGCCTATGCCGCGATCCGCGAGGCGAGCGGCGAGCCCCCCTTGGCAGGGCCGCGCCCGTGA
- a CDS encoding DUF1622 domain-containing protein: protein MQNLFQLWTDRLAVGIELFAALIISLAALKAIGLGLARLLVPHATRPTPEQIRLDFGRWLALGLEFLLGADILRTAAAPTWNDIGQLAALATLRTALNYFLEREIRLGEAHEPAVRE, encoded by the coding sequence ATGCAGAACCTCTTCCAACTCTGGACCGATCGCCTCGCCGTCGGCATCGAGCTGTTCGCCGCCCTCATCATCTCGCTGGCGGCGCTCAAAGCGATCGGGCTCGGACTCGCGCGCCTACTCGTGCCGCACGCCACCCGCCCCACCCCCGAGCAAATCCGCCTGGATTTCGGGCGCTGGCTCGCGCTGGGCCTCGAATTCCTGCTCGGCGCGGACATCCTTCGCACGGCCGCGGCCCCCACATGGAACGACATCGGGCAGCTGGCGGCCCTCGCCACCCTCCGAACCGCCCTCAACTACTTTCTGGAGCGCGAGATCAGGCTGGGGGAAGCCCACGAACCCGCCGTGCGAGAGTGA
- a CDS encoding cytochrome ubiquinol oxidase subunit I — MDDPTLVARWQFGFTILYHYLYPQLTMGLALLILILKSLYLRTQDDRWNRSARFWAKIFAINFVMGVVTGIPMEFQFGTNWAKFSVFAGGIIAQTLAMEGAFAFFLESAFLGLFLFGERRFGQRLHWFSAFMVWLGTWASGYFIIATNAWMQHPVGYKMTPDGTVELVDYWAVLLNPWILAQYMHAIGGAVLTAACVMSGVGAFYLLSHQHEEYGRRFVKVGVLTGLIASLFQLYPSGDWSGVQVTHRQPIKLAAMEGLFQTEQGAGIAILGQPDMQALKLDNPFVVPRALSFLTYRSWSAEIKGLDAFPRDEWPSSVPLLYYSYHIMVGLGTIMIAVMGLSVLMLWRRRLYQARWLLWCLMLMVPFPYIANSAGWMTAELGRQPWLVYGLLRTVDGASPTVSSGNIWFTLLGFAGMYAVFGMLFVLLVLREIAHGPEVGPSGPEAALGVSG; from the coding sequence ATGGACGACCCGACGCTCGTGGCCCGATGGCAATTCGGCTTCACCATCCTGTACCACTACCTCTACCCGCAGCTCACCATGGGCCTGGCCCTGCTGATCTTGATCCTCAAGAGCCTCTACTTGCGCACCCAGGACGATCGCTGGAACCGCAGCGCCCGGTTCTGGGCCAAGATCTTCGCCATCAACTTCGTCATGGGGGTCGTCACCGGCATCCCGATGGAGTTCCAGTTCGGCACCAACTGGGCCAAGTTCTCGGTCTTCGCCGGCGGGATCATCGCCCAGACCCTCGCGATGGAGGGGGCCTTCGCCTTCTTCCTCGAGTCGGCCTTCTTGGGCCTCTTCCTGTTCGGCGAGCGCCGCTTCGGGCAACGGCTCCACTGGTTCTCTGCCTTCATGGTCTGGCTGGGGACCTGGGCCTCGGGCTACTTTATCATCGCGACCAACGCCTGGATGCAGCACCCGGTCGGCTACAAGATGACCCCGGACGGCACGGTCGAGCTGGTGGATTACTGGGCCGTGCTCCTGAACCCCTGGATCCTCGCCCAGTACATGCACGCCATCGGGGGCGCGGTGTTGACCGCCGCCTGCGTCATGAGCGGGGTGGGGGCCTTCTACCTGCTCTCGCACCAGCACGAGGAGTACGGCCGCCGCTTCGTGAAGGTCGGCGTGCTCACAGGGCTCATCGCCTCTCTCTTCCAGCTCTACCCGAGCGGGGACTGGTCGGGCGTGCAGGTGACGCATAGGCAACCCATCAAGCTCGCCGCCATGGAGGGGCTGTTCCAGACCGAGCAGGGGGCGGGCATCGCGATCCTCGGCCAGCCCGACATGCAGGCCCTCAAGCTGGACAACCCCTTCGTCGTCCCCAGGGCCCTGAGCTTCCTCACCTACCGCAGCTGGAGCGCCGAGATCAAGGGCCTGGACGCCTTTCCCCGCGACGAATGGCCCAGCTCGGTCCCGCTCTTGTACTACAGCTACCACATCATGGTGGGGCTGGGCACGATCATGATCGCCGTGATGGGGCTCTCCGTCTTGATGCTCTGGCGGCGCCGGCTGTACCAGGCCCGCTGGCTGCTGTGGTGCCTCATGCTGATGGTCCCCTTCCCCTACATCGCGAACTCCGCCGGCTGGATGACCGCCGAGCTGGGCCGACAGCCCTGGCTCGTCTACGGCCTGCTTCGGACGGTGGACGGGGCCTCGCCCACCGTCTCGAGCGGCAACATCTGGTTCACCCTCCTGGGCTTCGCCGGCATGTACGCCGTGTTCGGCATGCTCTTCGTGCTCTTGGTGCTGCGCGAGATCGCCCACGGTCCCGAGGTCGGGCCCAGCGGCCCCGAGGCGGCGCTCGGCGTGAGCGGCTGA
- a CDS encoding endonuclease/exonuclease/phosphatase family protein: protein MQRNRFLWAALLAMTLSGCGLGPLGLMGDAGGTVTAQGADLAPAGKFTLATYNVENLFDGSNTVINPKTSPAKSHESKQSLANAMRELNADVVGLVEVESKATLRNFRDAYLADMGYKHIALVEGNDPRGIDVAVLSRFPITHVKSHKNTQFGVPGAPAPQQLSRDLLQVQITPGKGYAFTVFMTHLKAHAGGAQADAKRKAEAMEIRRILRDFEDQNPRANYAVMGDFNDQPNTETLKVFLDGRDRDPKLYDALSELGASAFTYHPIKYRGRIDYILLSQGIKQEYVANSAAILDTPDAQKASDHLPAKVTIDATRDR from the coding sequence ATGCAACGCAACCGCTTCCTCTGGGCCGCGCTTCTCGCGATGACCCTCTCCGGCTGCGGCCTCGGCCCGCTCGGACTGATGGGGGACGCAGGCGGCACGGTGACCGCGCAGGGCGCGGATCTCGCCCCTGCGGGCAAGTTCACGCTCGCGACCTACAACGTCGAGAACCTCTTCGACGGCTCCAACACCGTCATCAACCCCAAGACCAGCCCGGCCAAGAGCCACGAAAGCAAGCAGTCTCTCGCCAACGCCATGCGCGAGCTGAACGCGGACGTGGTGGGCCTGGTCGAGGTGGAGTCCAAGGCGACCCTGCGCAACTTCCGCGACGCCTACCTGGCGGATATGGGCTACAAGCACATCGCCCTGGTCGAGGGCAACGATCCGCGCGGCATCGACGTGGCGGTCCTCAGCCGCTTCCCGATCACCCACGTCAAGTCCCACAAGAATACCCAGTTCGGCGTGCCCGGCGCTCCCGCCCCGCAGCAGCTGAGCCGCGACTTGTTGCAGGTGCAGATCACCCCCGGCAAGGGCTATGCCTTCACGGTCTTCATGACCCACCTCAAGGCCCATGCGGGCGGCGCCCAGGCCGATGCCAAGCGCAAGGCCGAGGCCATGGAGATCCGCCGCATCCTGCGCGACTTCGAGGATCAGAACCCCCGCGCCAACTACGCCGTGATGGGCGACTTCAACGACCAGCCCAACACCGAGACCCTCAAGGTCTTCCTCGATGGCCGCGATCGCGACCCCAAGCTCTACGACGCCCTCTCGGAGCTCGGCGCCTCGGCCTTCACCTATCACCCGATCAAGTACCGCGGGCGCATCGACTACATCCTGCTGTCGCAGGGCATCAAGCAGGAGTACGTCGCCAACTCGGCCGCCATCTTGGACACCCCCGATGCTCAGAAGGCCTCGGACCACCTGCCCGCCAAGGTCACCATCGACGCCACGCGCGATCGCTAA
- the guaA gene encoding glutamine-hydrolyzing GMP synthase, with protein sequence MNERIVILDFGSQYTPLIARRIREMGVYATILPHDAPVERFAGDGLKGVILSGGPASVHEAGAPRPAPGVLALDVPVLGVCYGMQLLNHLGGGEVVSHTKREYGRTALEVAGEARLMGGLAAKEQVWMSHGDRLDRLAEGFTVTARTEDGVVAAIEAPEARRFGLQFHPEVTHTPNGKAIIRNFVFNVCGCKGDWSVEDYLDEAVREVQATVGDRPVIVLVSGGVDSTVTAALLAKALPSEQIFPIHIDSGLMRAGESEQVVASLKEMGLSNLHFVDASETFLSRLEGVTDPETKRRIIGDTFIEVQQLEVARLGIDEATAFLAQGTLYTDLIESGATGAMTATIKTHHNVGTPLVKAKREAGLIVEPCKGIFKDEVRALGMHLGLARELVMRHPFPGPGLAIRILGEITPERLETLRAADLIYLEELRKAGLYEAIWQAFAVLLPVNAVGVQGDGRTYGAVVALRAVDSVDGMTADYYPVPYEVLGRAAARIANEVRGVNRVVFDVTSKPPATIEWE encoded by the coding sequence GCGCCCGTCGAGCGCTTTGCGGGCGACGGCCTCAAGGGGGTCATCCTCTCGGGCGGCCCCGCGAGCGTGCACGAGGCGGGTGCTCCGCGTCCGGCCCCCGGCGTGCTCGCGCTCGACGTGCCGGTGCTCGGCGTCTGCTACGGGATGCAGTTGCTCAACCACCTGGGCGGTGGCGAGGTCGTCTCGCATACCAAGCGCGAGTACGGCCGCACCGCCCTGGAAGTCGCCGGGGAAGCGCGCCTCATGGGAGGCCTGGCAGCCAAGGAGCAAGTCTGGATGAGCCACGGCGATCGGCTCGATCGTCTCGCCGAGGGCTTTACCGTCACGGCCCGCACCGAGGACGGGGTGGTCGCGGCCATCGAGGCGCCCGAGGCCAGGCGCTTCGGGCTGCAGTTCCACCCGGAGGTGACCCACACGCCGAACGGCAAGGCGATCATCCGGAACTTCGTGTTCAACGTCTGCGGCTGCAAGGGCGACTGGTCGGTCGAGGACTACCTGGACGAGGCCGTGCGCGAGGTCCAGGCGACGGTGGGCGATCGCCCCGTCATCGTCCTGGTCTCGGGCGGGGTGGACTCGACGGTGACGGCGGCCCTGCTCGCCAAGGCCCTGCCCAGCGAGCAGATCTTCCCGATCCACATCGACTCGGGCCTGATGCGCGCGGGCGAGAGCGAGCAGGTGGTCGCTTCCCTCAAGGAGATGGGCCTCTCGAACCTGCACTTCGTGGACGCCTCCGAGACCTTCCTCTCGCGCCTCGAAGGGGTGACGGACCCCGAGACCAAGCGCCGGATCATCGGGGACACCTTCATCGAGGTTCAGCAACTAGAGGTGGCGCGCCTCGGCATCGACGAGGCCACGGCCTTCCTCGCCCAAGGCACCCTCTACACCGACCTGATCGAGTCGGGGGCGACCGGGGCGATGACCGCGACCATCAAGACCCACCACAACGTGGGCACCCCCCTGGTCAAGGCCAAGCGCGAAGCCGGCTTGATAGTCGAGCCCTGCAAGGGCATCTTCAAGGATGAGGTGCGCGCGCTCGGCATGCACCTGGGTCTTGCGCGGGAGCTGGTCATGCGCCACCCCTTCCCGGGCCCGGGGCTCGCCATCCGCATCCTGGGCGAGATCACCCCCGAGCGCCTCGAAACCCTGCGCGCGGCTGATCTCATTTACCTGGAGGAGCTGCGCAAGGCCGGGCTCTACGAGGCCATCTGGCAGGCCTTCGCGGTGCTCTTGCCCGTCAACGCGGTGGGGGTCCAGGGCGACGGGCGCACCTACGGGGCGGTCGTGGCCCTGAGGGCGGTGGACTCGGTGGACGGGATGACCGCCGACTACTACCCGGTGCCCTATGAGGTCCTGGGCCGCGCGGCCGCACGCATCGCCAACGAGGTGCGCGGCGTCAACCGGGTGGTCTTCGACGTGACCTCGAAGCCGCCCGCGACCATCGAGTGGGAATAA
- a CDS encoding IMP dehydrogenase: protein MNPYDWAEKMVEGYTFDDVILVPGYSDFLPAEADLTTRITRNVTLKVPIVSAAMDTVTESRMAIALAFKGGLGIVHRNMTVEAQVAEIQAVKAEPVPAECREQAALDAQGRLLVGAAIGAGQGLERAEALLAAGVDVLCIDTAHGHSKNVVETLKQLKAAHPEAQVIAGNIATPEAARDLIAAGADSLKVGIGPGSICTTRVVAGVGVPQVTAIRAVASIAHEAGVPIIADGGIRYSGDLTKAIAAGADVVMMGSLFARSQESPGTEVIFSGRQYKVYRGMGSIGALQNETNDRYGKHGGGTLVPEGIEGMVPLSGSVEDILYQLVGGLRKGMGYCGLKSIEALKTQARFMRVSGASVREAHPHGITITKEAPNYSHPVS, encoded by the coding sequence ATGAATCCGTATGATTGGGCTGAAAAGATGGTCGAGGGCTATACCTTCGACGACGTGATCCTCGTGCCGGGCTATTCCGACTTCCTGCCCGCCGAGGCCGACCTCACGACCCGCATCACCCGCAACGTCACCCTCAAGGTGCCCATCGTCTCGGCGGCCATGGACACCGTCACCGAGTCGCGGATGGCGATCGCCCTCGCTTTCAAGGGCGGGCTGGGCATCGTCCACCGCAACATGACCGTCGAGGCCCAGGTGGCCGAGATCCAGGCGGTCAAGGCCGAGCCGGTCCCGGCTGAGTGCCGCGAGCAGGCTGCCCTGGACGCCCAGGGCCGGCTCTTGGTCGGGGCCGCCATCGGCGCGGGCCAGGGCCTCGAACGCGCCGAGGCCCTCCTGGCCGCCGGGGTGGACGTGCTGTGCATCGACACGGCCCACGGCCACTCGAAGAACGTGGTCGAGACCCTCAAGCAATTGAAGGCCGCTCACCCCGAGGCCCAGGTCATCGCGGGCAACATCGCGACCCCTGAGGCCGCGCGGGACCTCATCGCCGCAGGCGCCGACTCGCTCAAGGTGGGGATCGGGCCCGGCTCGATCTGCACCACCCGCGTGGTGGCGGGGGTGGGGGTGCCCCAGGTAACGGCCATCCGGGCGGTGGCCTCGATCGCGCACGAGGCGGGCGTTCCCATCATCGCCGACGGCGGGATCCGGTACTCGGGGGATCTGACCAAGGCGATCGCGGCGGGCGCCGACGTCGTGATGATGGGCAGCCTCTTTGCACGCAGCCAAGAGAGCCCGGGCACCGAGGTGATCTTCAGCGGGCGCCAGTACAAGGTCTACCGCGGCATGGGCTCCATCGGCGCGCTTCAGAACGAGACCAACGACCGCTACGGCAAGCACGGGGGCGGCACCCTCGTACCCGAGGGGATCGAGGGGATGGTCCCGCTCTCCGGCTCGGTCGAGGACATCCTCTACCAGCTCGTAGGCGGCCTGCGCAAGGGGATGGGGTACTGCGGCCTCAAGAGCATCGAAGCCCTCAAGACCCAGGCGCGCTTCATGCGAGTGTCGGGGGCGTCGGTGCGCGAGGCGCACCCCCACGGCATCACCATCACCAAGGAAGCGCCCAATTACTCGCATCCGGTCAGCTAG
- the cydB gene encoding cytochrome d ubiquinol oxidase subunit II has product MTTLWFVLVLFMLVMYVLLDGFDLGAGAVHVFVAKTDAERRMVLKAIGPVWDGNEVWLIAAGGTLFFAFPVLYASSFSGFYLPLMIVLWLLMMRGVSIELRSHLKHPMWATFWDAGFFVSSALLAIFFGAAAGNVIRGVPLDASGFFFEALWTNFDPTNPNPGILDWYTVLVGLLALAVLVTHGANYLVLKTEGALNARARRMALAGWAATVALTIPVTVSTFWLRPVMWANFGRAPWGAIFPLIAIGGLVGVLVCLLRHHERGALIASGAYMAGMMVSSAFALYPRVLPAVNPAHDLTIHNAATSLYGMTVGLVWWSIGMVLAAIYFVFIYRLFRGKVSPEEGHY; this is encoded by the coding sequence ATGACCACGCTCTGGTTCGTCCTGGTCCTCTTCATGCTCGTCATGTACGTGCTCCTGGACGGCTTCGACCTGGGGGCGGGGGCCGTCCACGTCTTCGTCGCCAAGACCGACGCCGAGCGTCGCATGGTCCTCAAGGCCATCGGACCGGTCTGGGACGGCAACGAGGTCTGGCTCATCGCGGCGGGCGGCACCCTGTTCTTCGCCTTCCCCGTCCTTTACGCCTCGAGCTTCAGCGGCTTCTACCTGCCTTTGATGATCGTGCTGTGGCTCTTGATGATGCGCGGGGTCTCGATCGAGCTGCGATCGCACCTCAAGCACCCCATGTGGGCGACCTTCTGGGACGCGGGCTTCTTCGTCTCGAGCGCGCTGCTTGCGATCTTCTTCGGGGCGGCGGCCGGCAACGTGATCCGCGGGGTGCCCCTCGACGCGAGCGGCTTCTTCTTCGAGGCCCTCTGGACCAACTTCGATCCCACCAACCCCAACCCGGGCATCTTGGACTGGTACACCGTGCTGGTGGGGCTTTTGGCCCTTGCGGTCCTGGTCACCCACGGGGCCAACTACCTGGTGCTCAAGACCGAAGGGGCGCTCAACGCGCGCGCCCGGCGAATGGCCCTGGCCGGCTGGGCGGCGACCGTCGCCCTCACCATCCCGGTCACGGTTTCGACCTTCTGGCTGCGGCCCGTCATGTGGGCGAACTTCGGGCGCGCGCCGTGGGGGGCGATCTTTCCCTTGATCGCCATCGGGGGGCTCGTCGGGGTACTCGTCTGTCTGTTGAGGCACCACGAGCGGGGGGCGCTGATCGCATCAGGGGCCTACATGGCCGGGATGATGGTGAGCAGCGCCTTTGCCCTCTACCCTCGGGTGCTGCCCGCGGTCAACCCCGCCCATGACCTCACCATCCACAACGCCGCCACCTCGCTTTACGGCATGACCGTGGGCCTCGTGTGGTGGAGCATCGGGATGGTGCTCGCCGCGATCTACTTCGTCTTCATCTACCGCCTCTTCCGGGGCAAGGTCTCCCCCGAAGAGGGGCACTACTAG